The following are from one region of the Candidatus Binatia bacterium genome:
- a CDS encoding glutathione S-transferase N-terminal domain-containing protein, whose amino-acid sequence MAASPLIVWGPELSPFLLKLESMLAFHGVPWRRLPRDGSRLENLRTAGSVSRAVRRRSALRPPANDPLDEYPAVPFLVAADGDVLYDSSALAVWLDEHHPGTRAPLVPAEPAACFVACLIDEAFDEYGLYMVHHNRWKLAAADNDEPGRRLAREYSRLLPPGIETPFARWFARRQVRRLPYLFSVAPQGFAMTGVPAALTPPSRKGFPPTHELLERSWERYLCAIEEILAHRPFLLGQCFTIADASAYGQLSMNLTDSLAARRLQALAPRTARWLESIRDGRHASSEGTLAIDDALGPLLRTILETFVPLMQQNAAAVREAQERRDRLFNEKAFDAGRNLYDGQILGHRFRSVAKSFQARSWRDLCARWSALAGDEKKQVEAVASARDLDALFGSFSI is encoded by the coding sequence GTGGCCGCGAGCCCTCTGATCGTCTGGGGACCCGAACTGTCGCCGTTCCTGCTCAAGCTCGAGTCGATGCTGGCATTCCATGGAGTGCCGTGGCGCCGGCTGCCCCGCGACGGCAGCCGCCTCGAAAACCTGCGAACGGCCGGCTCCGTCAGCCGTGCCGTCCGCCGGCGCAGCGCGCTGCGGCCCCCTGCGAACGATCCTCTCGACGAATATCCCGCCGTACCGTTCCTCGTCGCTGCCGACGGCGATGTTCTTTACGATTCGTCGGCGCTGGCCGTGTGGCTCGACGAGCATCATCCAGGCACGCGGGCGCCGCTGGTCCCGGCGGAACCCGCAGCCTGCTTCGTCGCGTGCCTCATCGACGAGGCATTCGACGAATACGGCCTCTACATGGTCCACCACAACCGGTGGAAGCTGGCCGCTGCCGACAACGATGAGCCCGGGCGGCGCCTCGCGCGCGAATATTCCCGCCTTCTGCCGCCGGGAATCGAAACGCCCTTTGCGCGCTGGTTCGCGCGCCGCCAGGTGCGGCGCCTTCCCTACCTGTTCAGCGTCGCGCCGCAGGGATTCGCAATGACGGGAGTGCCCGCCGCCCTGACGCCTCCGTCGCGCAAAGGGTTCCCGCCTACGCACGAGCTGCTCGAGCGTTCGTGGGAACGTTATCTCTGCGCGATCGAGGAGATCCTTGCGCATCGGCCGTTCCTGCTCGGCCAGTGCTTCACCATCGCCGATGCCAGCGCGTACGGACAGCTCTCGATGAACCTTACCGACTCGCTTGCTGCGCGCCGACTTCAGGCGCTCGCGCCGAGGACAGCTCGATGGCTGGAATCGATCCGCGACGGACGGCATGCCTCGAGCGAAGGGACACTCGCGATCGACGATGCGCTCGGGCCGCTGCTTCGCACGATCCTCGAAACCTTCGTGCCGCTGATGCAGCAGAACGCCGCAGCCGTCCGAGAGGCGCAGGAGCGCAGGGATCGCCTCTTCAATGAAAAAGCGTTCGACGCCGGCAGGAACCTGTACGACGGGCAGATTCTGGGGCACCGGTTCCGCAGTGTTGCCAAGAGCTTCCAGGCGCGTTCGTGGCGCGACCTGTGCGCGCGCTGGAGCGCACTTGCAGGCGACGAAAAGAAGCAGGTCGAAGCAGTGGCGTCGGCGCGCGATCTGGACGCGCTATTCGGGTCCTTTTCGATTTGA
- a CDS encoding NfeD family protein encodes MFWVWLLLGVVLVFFELHHLAFYAMFVAAGAFGAAVVAAVDPSATTLQGIVFVSVAVAGVAAVRPYVSKAYERRHPGGEGVRGVHGGFVGQRAFTLDVVGDTRDVGHVQLAGERWLAICKGGDRIPPDTAVVVAAVEGTTFVVVPEQEYLAAGAQIR; translated from the coding sequence ATGTTCTGGGTCTGGCTCCTGCTCGGGGTGGTCCTGGTCTTCTTCGAGCTTCACCATCTTGCGTTTTACGCGATGTTCGTCGCCGCCGGCGCTTTCGGCGCCGCAGTGGTTGCGGCCGTCGATCCGTCGGCCACGACGCTGCAGGGAATCGTCTTCGTTTCGGTCGCGGTCGCGGGGGTTGCGGCTGTTCGCCCTTACGTCAGCAAGGCATACGAGCGGCGCCACCCGGGCGGCGAAGGGGTGCGCGGCGTGCATGGTGGATTTGTCGGGCAGCGTGCCTTCACTCTCGACGTGGTCGGCGATACGCGTGACGTGGGTCACGTGCAGTTGGCCGGCGAGCGCTGGCTCGCGATCTGCAAGGGTGGGGATAGAATCCCGCCAGATACTGCAGTTGTTGTCGCGGCCGTCGAAGGCACGACGTTCGTCGTGGTTCCGGAGCAGGAGTACCTGGCGGCGGGCGCACAGATCCGCTGA
- a CDS encoding SPFH domain-containing protein: MEFPIGLMVLGVLVLLLLAGFGQMVNIIQQGEVGVVKRLGQYRKTHGPGLVLIAPFIDDLQRVDMREFPRPGDRQEVITKDNVVVTVNATIFTQVVDAKAALFSVANFDIGIDALARTALRSVIGTMTLDQALSERERINTDVQQQMEVVTDKWGIRISRIEIVEIAPPPNILQALALEKQADQEKRASILQSQGRQQSAINVAEGDAQANIRKAEGEKQAAILRAEGNRQAAILEAEGRSQAIRAVYGAILEANPDPRVVAILQLETLAKFADSDNAKLIVPYESAALLGAAQSLRSVLEAVPRLEAGAK, from the coding sequence ATGGAATTTCCGATTGGCCTCATGGTTCTCGGCGTCCTGGTTCTCCTGCTGCTGGCCGGGTTCGGCCAGATGGTCAACATCATCCAGCAGGGCGAGGTTGGTGTCGTCAAGCGGCTCGGACAGTACCGCAAGACGCACGGGCCTGGCCTTGTCCTCATCGCGCCGTTCATTGACGACTTGCAGCGCGTCGACATGCGCGAGTTCCCGCGGCCGGGTGATCGCCAGGAAGTCATCACGAAAGACAACGTCGTCGTCACCGTCAATGCGACGATCTTCACGCAAGTCGTCGATGCCAAGGCGGCGTTGTTCAGCGTCGCCAATTTCGATATCGGCATCGATGCGCTGGCGCGCACGGCGTTGCGCTCCGTCATCGGTACGATGACGCTCGACCAGGCGCTGTCCGAGCGCGAGCGCATCAACACCGACGTCCAGCAGCAGATGGAAGTCGTCACGGACAAGTGGGGCATCCGCATCAGCCGCATCGAGATCGTCGAGATCGCGCCGCCGCCCAACATCCTGCAGGCGCTTGCGCTCGAAAAGCAGGCCGACCAGGAAAAGCGCGCGAGCATCCTGCAGTCGCAGGGACGCCAGCAGTCGGCCATCAACGTTGCCGAGGGCGATGCCCAGGCCAACATCCGCAAGGCCGAAGGCGAGAAGCAGGCTGCGATCCTGCGCGCAGAAGGCAATCGCCAGGCGGCCATCCTGGAGGCCGAAGGACGTTCGCAGGCGATCCGGGCCGTGTACGGCGCAATCCTGGAGGCCAATCCCGATCCTCGCGTCGTCGCGATTCTCCAGCTCGAGACGCTCGCAAAATTCGCCGACAGCGACAATGCCAAGCTGATCGTGCCCTACGAAAGCGCCGCGCTGCTCGGCGCCGCGCAATCGCTGCGCTCGGTGCTCGAAGCGGTCCCGCGACTGGAAGCAGGTGCGAAGTAG
- a CDS encoding prolyl oligopeptidase family serine peptidase: MSGNEAYVDGEYLYQDFLYDDYGSDTDGKGAEPLSEMTGDVTYPSDFGRYGNNAADLVEFRIAPTPVDVAYRFTLNTLLVADTTIIAVAFDTDRNTATGFSTLPRDPGATFPGTDEVLTVWGTGGEYSRLTATGVVTTPVIVTVDLEANQITAVVPRSVSDPHGTWRTTLATGLHDSASGGWLKPTITASATQGGGAGPLDPLPSGIYNLAFRFDEAVLSSDVPPDAGQAVAIRNHAPTTYAHDIDFDALDSHANSTTVPASGTTVRMFASRLHVGEGRDLNSFPGYLGQLQPYSLYVPTTYVPGTKAPFLLNLHSLSEHYWQYNGTNMTQQIGEQRGSLVATSLSRGDDGWYEHEAEYDVFEMWNDVASHFTLDPDRMAISGYSMGGYATYRLGTLYPDLFAKAFSQVGPPGEGIWIPPAPPTGSYRGDDFGTTLQTADATLTNLWLENARNLPYLNLAASTDELVPLVGPRAQNLGAPEYGIQGFDQLGYRFRFLVFAPCDHLALALVDNYPMAADFLGDAKVDRNPPHVTFAYVPGADDTTLGLVHDHAYWVSGVRVADVSSGSTAKGVVDAISHGFGLGDPSSTAGNGAGVVAPLSYAEVNRSWGDPPAIPVENILDLALTNLSSVRIDVARASLHPGRTLVIHSTSDADSTLAMDGSFPSSATVTEDDAPLAGAVVDRDGVQIPVSAGAHTYTIASSGGCDVGPRSDCRRSVKTGAARLSIASGAVPGQARLAWKWLAGEATTATDFGEPTASTSYALCVYDGNGQALSQAVLPSNDDCASGTCWRSGSRGLTFASATGEPSGISDARLMAGDDGKASIAIDGHGALLQLPPLPASNLPLVVQLQSNDDPCWESDFASATRNDAGHLKAKGN; the protein is encoded by the coding sequence GTGTCGGGGAACGAGGCCTACGTCGACGGCGAGTACCTGTACCAGGACTTCCTCTACGACGACTACGGCAGCGACACCGACGGCAAAGGCGCCGAGCCCCTGTCGGAGATGACCGGCGACGTCACCTACCCTTCCGACTTCGGCCGTTACGGCAACAACGCGGCCGACCTCGTCGAGTTCCGCATCGCGCCGACCCCGGTCGACGTCGCCTACCGCTTCACGCTGAACACGCTGCTGGTCGCCGATACGACGATCATCGCCGTTGCCTTCGACACCGACCGCAACACGGCAACCGGCTTCTCCACATTGCCGCGCGATCCCGGCGCGACCTTCCCCGGCACCGACGAAGTGCTGACGGTCTGGGGAACCGGCGGCGAATACTCGCGCCTGACCGCGACCGGCGTGGTCACGACGCCCGTCATCGTGACGGTGGACCTGGAAGCCAACCAGATCACGGCAGTCGTTCCGCGCAGCGTCTCCGACCCTCACGGTACCTGGCGCACCACGCTCGCAACCGGCCTCCACGATTCGGCGAGCGGAGGATGGCTGAAGCCGACGATCACCGCGTCGGCAACCCAGGGCGGCGGCGCCGGGCCTCTCGATCCGCTGCCGTCGGGCATCTACAACCTCGCGTTCCGCTTCGACGAGGCGGTGCTGTCCTCCGACGTTCCACCCGATGCAGGCCAGGCCGTTGCGATCCGCAACCACGCGCCGACCACGTACGCCCACGACATCGACTTCGATGCCCTCGACTCGCACGCCAATTCGACGACGGTGCCGGCGAGCGGCACCACGGTGCGCATGTTCGCAAGCCGCCTTCACGTCGGCGAGGGTCGCGACCTCAACAGCTTCCCCGGCTATCTCGGCCAGCTGCAGCCCTATTCGCTGTACGTTCCGACGACCTACGTGCCGGGCACGAAGGCGCCGTTCCTGCTGAACCTGCACTCGTTGTCCGAGCACTACTGGCAGTACAACGGCACCAACATGACGCAGCAGATCGGCGAGCAGCGCGGCAGCCTGGTCGCCACGTCGCTGTCGCGCGGCGACGACGGCTGGTACGAGCACGAGGCCGAGTACGACGTCTTCGAGATGTGGAACGACGTGGCGTCGCACTTCACGCTGGATCCCGACCGCATGGCGATCAGCGGCTACTCGATGGGCGGCTACGCGACCTACCGCCTCGGCACGCTGTATCCGGACCTGTTCGCGAAGGCGTTCTCGCAGGTGGGTCCGCCGGGCGAAGGCATCTGGATTCCGCCGGCGCCTCCGACCGGCAGCTACCGCGGCGACGATTTCGGCACCACGCTGCAGACCGCCGATGCGACGCTGACCAACCTGTGGCTCGAGAACGCGCGCAACCTTCCGTACCTCAACCTTGCGGCGAGCACCGATGAGCTGGTGCCGCTGGTCGGTCCGCGCGCGCAGAATCTCGGTGCGCCCGAATACGGGATCCAGGGCTTCGACCAGCTCGGCTATCGCTTCCGCTTCCTCGTGTTCGCGCCGTGCGACCACCTGGCGCTCGCGCTCGTCGACAACTACCCGATGGCAGCCGATTTCCTCGGCGACGCGAAAGTCGACCGCAATCCGCCTCACGTGACGTTCGCGTACGTGCCGGGCGCCGACGATACGACGCTCGGGCTCGTGCACGACCATGCGTACTGGGTCTCCGGCGTGCGTGTGGCCGACGTGTCCTCCGGTTCGACTGCCAAAGGCGTCGTGGACGCGATCAGCCACGGCTTCGGGCTCGGCGACCCTTCGAGCACTGCCGGAAACGGCGCAGGCGTCGTCGCTCCGCTCTCTTACGCGGAAGTAAACCGCAGTTGGGGCGACCCGCCGGCGATTCCCGTCGAGAACATCCTCGATCTTGCGCTGACAAACCTGTCGTCGGTGCGCATCGATGTCGCGCGCGCGTCGCTTCACCCGGGGCGAACGCTGGTCATCCATTCGACCAGCGACGCCGATTCGACGCTAGCCATGGACGGATCCTTCCCTTCGTCGGCGACGGTGACCGAGGACGATGCGCCGCTGGCAGGCGCAGTCGTCGATCGCGACGGCGTCCAGATCCCCGTCTCCGCCGGAGCTCACACCTATACGATCGCTTCGTCCGGCGGCTGCGACGTCGGGCCGCGAAGCGACTGCAGGCGCAGCGTGAAGACCGGAGCCGCGCGACTTTCGATCGCTTCGGGCGCCGTGCCCGGACAGGCGCGTCTCGCCTGGAAATGGCTGGCCGGCGAGGCCACGACGGCCACCGATTTCGGCGAGCCGACGGCGTCGACGAGTTACGCGCTGTGCGTTTATGACGGCAACGGCCAGGCGCTGAGCCAGGCCGTGCTGCCCTCGAACGACGACTGCGCTTCCGGCACCTGCTGGCGGAGCGGATCGCGCGGGCTCACTTTCGCGAGCGCGACGGGCGAGCCTTCGGGAATTTCCGATGCGCGCCTGATGGCGGGCGATGACGGCAAGGCGAGCATCGCCATCGACGGACACGGTGCGCTGCTCCAGCTCCCGCCTCTGCCGGCGTCGAATCTACCGCTGGTCGTCCAGCTCCAGTCGAACGACGATCCATGCTGGGAGAGCGATTTTGCGAGCGCGACTCGCAACGATGCGGGACATCTCAAGGCGAAGGGCAATTGA
- a CDS encoding TauD/TfdA family dioxygenase, whose product MRPLERSCEWLADDVADESLWTETFTAAELDELDSALRLALTVSEDVLDISREEFPLPVLASRLARIERELIGGRGFVRLRGIDRHRYTQGEMEMLYWGIGMHLGTPWPQNKHGHMLGDVTDQGKTYDDPTARGNEIGGMALPFHCDGSDLVGLMCLENGISGGLSTIANSVAIHNRLVREHPELAAELYEPQPYDYRGEQIPGHQAWYALPVFTEMDGRLFVRCILPYILASQRHADAPRLTPRAREALSTMDAMANEPRHHVAMELRPGDMQFINNFHVLHGRTAYCDDRTGGAVRHLKRLWLETRVLAQRPTFFENTAGHHWGRNRTVSRIPVPAAHGS is encoded by the coding sequence ATGAGACCACTCGAACGAAGCTGCGAATGGCTGGCCGACGACGTTGCCGACGAATCGCTGTGGACCGAGACGTTTACGGCGGCCGAGCTCGACGAGCTCGACTCGGCGCTGCGCCTCGCCCTGACGGTCTCCGAAGACGTCCTCGACATCTCGCGCGAGGAATTTCCGCTCCCCGTGCTGGCCTCGCGCCTGGCGCGCATCGAGCGCGAGCTGATCGGCGGGCGCGGCTTCGTGCGCCTCCGCGGCATCGACCGGCATCGCTACACCCAGGGCGAAATGGAAATGCTGTACTGGGGAATCGGCATGCACCTGGGAACGCCTTGGCCCCAGAACAAGCACGGGCACATGCTCGGTGACGTCACCGACCAGGGCAAGACCTACGACGACCCTACGGCACGAGGCAACGAGATCGGCGGCATGGCGCTGCCCTTCCACTGCGACGGCTCCGATCTGGTCGGACTGATGTGCCTCGAGAACGGAATCTCCGGAGGCCTTTCGACGATCGCGAACTCGGTGGCCATCCACAACCGCCTCGTGCGCGAGCATCCCGAGCTTGCTGCCGAATTGTACGAGCCCCAGCCGTACGACTACCGCGGAGAACAGATCCCGGGCCACCAGGCCTGGTACGCATTGCCGGTGTTCACCGAAATGGACGGGCGCCTGTTCGTGCGCTGCATCCTTCCGTACATCCTCGCGTCCCAGCGCCATGCCGATGCGCCGAGGCTCACGCCGCGGGCACGCGAAGCCCTCTCGACGATGGATGCCATGGCCAACGAGCCGCGCCACCACGTGGCGATGGAGCTGAGGCCGGGCGACATGCAGTTCATCAATAACTTCCACGTGCTGCACGGCCGCACTGCGTACTGCGACGACAGGACCGGCGGTGCCGTGCGCCATCTGAAGCGTCTCTGGCTGGAAACCCGCGTGCTCGCGCAGCGACCGACGTTCTTCGAGAACACGGCCGGCCATCACTGGGGCCGCAACCGCACCGTCAGCCGCATCCCCGTACCCGCTGCGCACGGAAGCTGA
- a CDS encoding amidohydrolase family protein, whose translation MTGKHWDLVIRGGTVVDGTGAASREADLAIAGGVIAEVGTVAGSGREEIDARGLLVTPGFVDIHTHYDGQATWDDRIAPTSWHGVTTAVMGNCGVGFAPCRPEHHSLLIRLMEGVEDIPGVVLDEGLAWNWETFPQFLDAVEARRHDIDLAAQLPHAPLRVYVMGERAARLEDATDDEIAEMARLAREAIEAGALGFSSSRTVNHRTSDGKPTPTLTAAAGELAGIASGLKAAGAGVLQFVTDFRDTAQELALLEGLCRSSGRPLSVSLAQADQNPDAWRLVLAWIHSLAEQGLPLLAQVAGRPVGLMLGFEATLNPFVGCESYRRLAGLALAERLAEMARPEMRELILADVEAGRFSAGAKMLMQFDKIFLLGDPPDYEQEPECSIAARAARDGVGAAAYAYDRMLEDGGHALLYFPFLNYSEGSLEASLAMMQHPDTVLGLGDGGAHLGTICDASFPTHMLTHWTRDRRRGARLPVETVIQWHTRDTARAVGLCDRGVLARGFKADVNIIDYDRLRLRAPRIVRDLPAGGGRLMQKVEGYRYAIVSGEVTYVDGQPTSALPGRLVRGPRSAPSA comes from the coding sequence ATGACCGGCAAGCACTGGGACCTCGTGATTCGCGGCGGAACCGTCGTCGACGGCACCGGCGCCGCTTCGCGGGAAGCGGACCTCGCGATCGCAGGCGGCGTCATCGCCGAAGTCGGGACAGTCGCCGGCAGCGGACGTGAAGAGATCGACGCACGCGGCCTTCTCGTCACCCCGGGTTTCGTCGACATCCACACGCACTACGACGGCCAGGCCACATGGGACGACAGGATCGCGCCGACGTCGTGGCACGGAGTCACCACCGCGGTCATGGGCAACTGCGGTGTCGGCTTCGCGCCGTGCCGACCCGAACACCACTCGCTGTTGATCAGGCTGATGGAAGGCGTCGAGGACATTCCCGGCGTCGTGCTCGACGAAGGATTGGCCTGGAACTGGGAGACGTTTCCGCAGTTCCTCGATGCCGTCGAGGCCAGGCGCCACGACATCGATCTTGCCGCCCAGCTGCCTCATGCACCCCTTCGCGTCTATGTGATGGGCGAGCGCGCGGCGCGCCTCGAGGACGCGACCGATGACGAGATCGCCGAGATGGCGCGTCTTGCGCGCGAAGCGATCGAAGCCGGAGCGCTCGGTTTCAGCTCGTCGCGCACTGTCAACCACCGCACCAGCGACGGAAAGCCCACCCCGACACTGACCGCTGCCGCGGGCGAGCTTGCCGGAATCGCGTCGGGGCTGAAGGCGGCCGGCGCCGGCGTGCTGCAGTTCGTCACCGATTTTCGCGATACGGCCCAGGAGCTGGCGCTGCTCGAAGGGCTGTGCCGCAGCTCCGGACGACCGCTTTCAGTGTCGCTTGCCCAGGCCGACCAGAATCCCGATGCATGGCGCCTCGTGCTCGCGTGGATTCATTCGCTCGCCGAGCAGGGGCTGCCGCTTCTCGCGCAGGTCGCGGGGCGCCCCGTCGGCCTGATGCTCGGGTTCGAAGCCACGCTCAATCCTTTCGTCGGCTGCGAAAGCTACCGCCGCCTGGCCGGACTTGCGCTTGCCGAGCGCCTTGCCGAGATGGCGCGGCCGGAGATGCGCGAGCTGATCCTGGCTGACGTCGAGGCCGGGCGGTTCAGCGCCGGCGCGAAGATGCTGATGCAGTTCGACAAGATCTTCCTGCTCGGCGATCCGCCCGATTACGAGCAGGAGCCCGAGTGCAGCATCGCAGCTCGGGCCGCACGCGACGGCGTGGGAGCTGCAGCGTACGCCTACGACCGCATGCTCGAGGACGGCGGGCACGCGCTGCTGTACTTCCCGTTCCTCAATTATTCGGAGGGATCGCTCGAGGCGTCGCTCGCGATGATGCAGCATCCCGACACCGTGCTCGGGCTCGGCGACGGCGGCGCGCACCTCGGCACGATCTGCGATGCGAGCTTTCCGACCCACATGCTGACGCACTGGACCCGCGACCGGCGCCGCGGCGCGCGTCTTCCCGTCGAAACGGTGATTCAATGGCACACTCGCGACACGGCGCGCGCCGTCGGCCTCTGCGACCGCGGCGTGCTCGCGCGCGGATTCAAGGCGGACGTCAACATCATCGACTACGACCGGCTGCGCCTTCGCGCGCCGCGCATCGTTCGCGACCTTCCGGCCGGCGGCGGCCGCCTGATGCAGAAAGTCGAAGGCTACCGCTACGCAATCGTCTCCGGCGAGGTCACCTACGTGGATGGCCAGCCCACCAGCGCGCTGCCTGGCCGCCTCGTGCGCGGACCGAGATCGGCGCCTTCGGCTTGA
- a CDS encoding CaiB/BaiF CoA-transferase family protein: MSDDSANATSRARAAQVPAAGGPLAGLKVLDCTHVIAGAWCSMLLADLGADVVKIEPPSGEVTRGRLGDFRAYDFINRNKRAIAVDFGNPQGVATLHRLAAGADVWVENYRPGTLDRAGLGFEALSAIHPGLIYCSISGFGHDGPYRERGGFDLVAQAMSGVMSFVGQPGAEPSSTGVPIADLNAGTFAALGVLAALAHRHKSGEGQHVETTLLESALAYTVWETGLYLTLGEVSRPAGSRHRLAAPYEALRTADGSVVVGVNNQKLWQRFCTAIGAEELREDPRFENNFVRIVHREELRSEIERRLASASSEHWISRFVENDVPCGPILRIDEALEDPQVAARGVVVRVGDRQFLGSPIHLSRTPTSVSRGPAEVGEHTRQVLLESGFAGAEVEALLESGAVAEGRKP, from the coding sequence ATGAGTGACGACTCGGCTAACGCGACTTCCCGCGCGCGGGCAGCGCAGGTGCCCGCCGCCGGCGGGCCCCTGGCCGGACTGAAGGTCCTCGACTGCACCCACGTCATTGCCGGCGCCTGGTGCTCGATGCTGCTGGCGGACCTCGGGGCCGACGTCGTCAAGATCGAGCCCCCGTCGGGCGAGGTGACGCGCGGCCGCCTCGGCGATTTTCGCGCTTACGATTTCATCAACCGCAACAAGAGGGCCATCGCCGTCGACTTCGGCAATCCGCAGGGCGTGGCGACGCTCCATCGCCTGGCTGCCGGCGCCGACGTGTGGGTCGAGAACTATCGGCCGGGCACCCTGGATCGCGCCGGCCTCGGCTTCGAAGCCCTGTCGGCGATTCACCCGGGGCTCATCTATTGTTCGATCTCCGGTTTCGGCCACGACGGGCCGTATCGCGAGCGCGGCGGCTTCGATCTGGTTGCGCAGGCGATGAGCGGAGTGATGAGCTTCGTCGGCCAGCCTGGCGCCGAGCCGTCGTCGACCGGAGTTCCGATCGCCGATCTCAACGCCGGAACGTTCGCAGCGCTCGGCGTTCTCGCGGCGCTCGCCCACCGACACAAGAGCGGCGAAGGGCAGCACGTCGAGACGACGCTGCTCGAATCGGCGCTGGCCTATACCGTCTGGGAAACGGGCCTCTACTTGACGCTCGGCGAAGTGTCGAGGCCTGCCGGCTCCCGCCACCGCCTTGCGGCTCCGTACGAAGCGCTTCGCACCGCCGACGGCTCCGTCGTCGTCGGCGTCAACAACCAGAAACTGTGGCAACGCTTCTGCACCGCGATCGGCGCAGAGGAGCTTCGCGAAGATCCGCGCTTCGAGAACAATTTCGTTCGCATCGTCCACCGCGAAGAGCTGAGGAGCGAGATCGAGCGTCGTCTCGCGTCGGCGTCGAGCGAGCATTGGATCTCGCGATTTGTCGAGAACGACGTTCCGTGCGGTCCGATCCTCCGCATCGACGAAGCGCTCGAGGATCCCCAGGTCGCCGCGCGCGGTGTCGTCGTGCGGGTAGGGGACCGGCAGTTTCTCGGAAGTCCGATCCATCTGTCGCGCACGCCGACTTCGGTCTCGCGAGGTCCGGCCGAGGTTGGCGAGCACACGCGCCAGGTGCTGCTCGAATCGGGGTTTGCCGGCGCCGAAGTCGAGGCGCTGCTCGAAAGCGGAGCGGTCGCCGAAGGGAGAAAACCGTGA
- a CDS encoding enoyl-CoA hydratase-related protein, whose translation MSGTVHCSRPLEHVMLLEIDNPPRNTLGRAMREQMRGHLHAADADFTVRAVVVSGRGKAFCSGDDLREELEALGERGSRGGNLLDFASLLEQVEQLRVPVVAAIGGWCVGGGVELALCCDVRIASTQARFVCAGVNVGLMASAYRLPRLIGLGPARHLLLTGSPADVAWARACGLVTAVHADDELAGEALVIAARIASRAPLSVEASKRVSGLALDLDPEKGREAQGRELATLLQSSDHVEAVRAFLEKRDPKFTRS comes from the coding sequence GTGAGCGGTACCGTGCACTGCAGCCGTCCCCTCGAACACGTGATGCTGCTGGAGATCGACAATCCGCCGCGCAACACGCTCGGTCGAGCGATGCGCGAGCAGATGCGCGGCCACCTTCACGCAGCGGACGCCGATTTCACCGTGCGGGCCGTCGTCGTCTCGGGGCGCGGCAAGGCGTTCTGCAGCGGGGACGACTTGCGTGAAGAGCTCGAGGCCCTCGGAGAGCGCGGCAGCCGCGGCGGCAACCTGCTCGATTTCGCGTCACTGCTCGAGCAGGTCGAGCAGCTTCGCGTGCCGGTCGTCGCGGCGATCGGCGGCTGGTGCGTCGGCGGCGGCGTCGAGCTGGCTCTTTGTTGCGACGTGCGCATCGCATCGACGCAGGCGCGCTTCGTCTGTGCAGGCGTCAACGTCGGCTTGATGGCCTCGGCCTATCGCCTGCCTCGCCTGATCGGGCTCGGGCCGGCGCGCCACCTGCTGCTGACCGGTTCGCCGGCCGATGTCGCCTGGGCCCGCGCCTGCGGGCTCGTCACGGCCGTGCACGCGGACGACGAGCTGGCCGGCGAGGCGCTCGTGATCGCTGCTCGCATCGCATCGCGCGCCCCTCTGTCGGTCGAAGCAAGCAAACGCGTTTCGGGGCTCGCGCTCGACCTCGATCCCGAAAAGGGACGCGAGGCCCAGGGCCGCGAGCTCGCGACGCTGCTGCAGAGCAGCGATCACGTCGAGGCGGTGCGGGCCTTTCTCGAAAAACGCGACCCGAAGTTCACGCGCAGCTGA